In Deltaproteobacteria bacterium, a genomic segment contains:
- a CDS encoding bifunctional folylpolyglutamate synthase/dihydrofolate synthase: protein MAVGIRTAMSEYSDTLAWLYRLEAARGMDFKLERVALALRALGDPQHQYPCLHVAGTNGKGSVAAMLHAILQAAGHRVGLYTSPHLLRFTERIRIGGEEISETEVVAYTREIHSAATIRGIELTFFEFVTAIGLLAFARRAVDCAVIEVGLGGRLDATNVIDPEAAVITTIGRDHQEYLGDTITAIAAEKGGIIKPGRPVVIGRMPAAAKQVLRDLAAQRGASLVDASEAIEVGGTGTLRLRGLGWDVAGIKLGLRGRFQIENAATALAAAASVRERFGVTADAVRAGLAGVRWPGRLEVVSTAPLLILDGAHNEDGIATVVAELPVLIGARPLHLLFAVMRDKHWHAMVERLGPVVRSATVTSVLPPRGEPPERVAAEFRRFCPVETISDPRAALAAILARVPPDAAVLVTGSLYLVGAVSGAAAPRPQLPVPAYP, encoded by the coding sequence TTGGCGGTAGGCATTCGTACGGCAATGAGCGAGTACAGCGACACCCTCGCCTGGTTGTATCGCCTCGAAGCGGCGCGCGGCATGGATTTCAAGCTCGAGCGTGTGGCCTTGGCCTTGCGCGCGCTCGGTGATCCCCAGCACCAGTACCCCTGCCTCCATGTCGCCGGCACCAACGGCAAGGGGTCGGTGGCGGCGATGCTGCACGCCATCCTGCAGGCGGCGGGGCATCGGGTCGGCCTCTACACCTCGCCGCACCTGCTGCGCTTCACCGAGCGGATTCGCATCGGCGGCGAGGAGATCAGCGAAACCGAGGTCGTGGCCTACACCCGCGAGATCCACAGCGCGGCCACGATTCGGGGAATCGAGTTGACCTTCTTCGAGTTCGTCACCGCGATCGGCCTCCTCGCCTTCGCCCGCCGCGCGGTGGATTGCGCGGTGATCGAAGTCGGACTCGGTGGTCGTCTGGACGCCACCAACGTGATCGACCCGGAGGCGGCGGTGATCACCACGATTGGGCGTGATCACCAGGAGTATCTCGGCGATACGATAACGGCGATTGCGGCAGAGAAGGGCGGCATCATCAAGCCGGGCCGCCCGGTTGTCATCGGCCGGATGCCGGCTGCCGCCAAACAGGTGCTGCGCGACCTCGCCGCGCAAAGAGGCGCTTCGCTGGTTGATGCCAGCGAGGCGATCGAGGTGGGCGGAACCGGAACGCTGCGGCTTCGTGGCCTGGGCTGGGATGTTGCCGGCATCAAGCTGGGCCTGCGCGGGCGCTTCCAGATCGAGAATGCCGCAACCGCTCTGGCAGCAGCCGCCAGCGTGCGTGAGCGCTTTGGGGTGACCGCCGATGCGGTGCGAGCCGGCTTGGCGGGCGTGCGCTGGCCCGGCCGGCTCGAGGTGGTTTCGACCGCACCGCTGTTGATTCTTGACGGCGCGCACAACGAGGACGGGATCGCCACGGTGGTGGCTGAGCTGCCGGTGCTGATCGGCGCGCGGCCGCTGCACCTGCTGTTTGCGGTGATGCGGGACAAGCACTGGCACGCGATGGTGGAGCGGCTCGGGCCAGTGGTGCGCTCGGCGACCGTTACCTCGGTGCTCCCTCCGCGGGGCGAGCCGCCCGAACGGGTGGCAGCCGAATTCAGGCGTTTCTGCCCGGTTGAAACCATCAGTGATCCGCGCGCAGCGCTAGCGGCAATACTCGCGCGCGTCCCGCCGGATGCAGCGGTGCTGGTGACGGGTTCGTTGTATCTGGTGGGCGCGGTCTCGGGCGCAGCTGCACCGCGACCGCAGCTGCCGGTGCCGGCATATCCCTAG
- a CDS encoding tryptophan synthase subunit alpha translates to MSRIAERFAAVRARGEAALIPFIMAGDPDMGRTRALVLAAQEAGADLIELGVPFSDPTADGPVLQRSAQRALVQNVSLPRVLELVHELRQHALVVPVVLFGYYNPIFRYGPERFARDAAAVGVDGVLVVDLPPEEDAELRRHTDAAGIDIIHLLAPTSDAARMRKVLGHARGFVYYVSVTGVTGVRPIDPAEVRLMVEKVKRQTRLPVGVGFGISSPAQAAAVAEFADAVVVGSAIMRIVEERGGAADLVDQVADFIGRLKAATRRGQAPQSATGSL, encoded by the coding sequence ATGAGTCGTATCGCGGAGCGGTTCGCCGCCGTGCGCGCGCGCGGCGAGGCGGCGCTCATCCCATTCATCATGGCCGGTGATCCCGACATGGGACGAACGCGGGCGCTGGTGCTGGCCGCGCAGGAGGCGGGGGCGGATTTGATCGAACTGGGCGTGCCGTTTTCCGATCCGACGGCTGACGGGCCAGTGCTGCAGCGCTCGGCGCAGCGCGCCTTGGTGCAGAACGTGTCGTTGCCGCGGGTGCTGGAGTTGGTGCACGAACTGCGGCAGCACGCCCTGGTCGTGCCGGTGGTGCTGTTCGGCTACTACAACCCGATCTTTCGCTATGGCCCGGAGCGCTTTGCCCGCGATGCGGCGGCGGTCGGCGTTGACGGCGTGCTGGTAGTAGATCTGCCGCCGGAAGAAGATGCCGAGCTGCGCCGCCACACCGATGCCGCCGGGATCGACATCATCCACTTACTGGCACCCACCAGCGACGCCGCCCGTATGCGCAAAGTCTTGGGACACGCGCGCGGGTTCGTGTACTACGTCTCGGTCACCGGCGTCACTGGGGTGCGCCCCATCGATCCCGCCGAGGTGCGGCTCATGGTTGAGAAGGTGAAGCGCCAGACGCGGCTCCCGGTCGGAGTCGGCTTTGGCATCAGCTCACCAGCGCAAGCCGCGGCGGTGGCTGAGTTTGCCGACGCGGTGGTAGTGGGCTCGGCCATAATGCGCATCGTCGAGGAGCGCGGGGGTGCTGCCGATCTCGTAGACCAGGTGGCAGATTTTATCGGCCGCCTCAAGGCGGCGACGCGTCGTGGCCAAGCACCGCAAAGCGCCACCGGATCACTTTGA
- the trpB gene encoding tryptophan synthase subunit beta — protein sequence MHRLPDAHGHFGVYGGRYVAETLMPALLELEAAYRRLRRDADFHRDLKSQLADYAGRPTPLYLAARLSEKLGGAKIYLKREDLCHTGSHKINNALGQALLARRMGKARIIAETGAGQHGVATATVCALLGLRCEVFMGSEDVQRQSLNVFRMKLLGAAVHPVASGSCTLKDAINEALRDWVTNVDTTYYLVGSTMSAHPYPMIVRDFQSVIGLEARRQIRQREGRLPDYLIACVGGGSNAMGLFHPFLDDAEVKMVGVEAGGEGLDSGRHAASISAGQVGVLHGKKTYVLVDELGQVRPAHSISAGLDYPGVGPEHAYLKDTGRAAYVAVNDQQAVDALRLLAESEGIIPALESAHAIAYAAQLAPSLSREQIIIVNLSGRGDKDMNTVASYLGVTLGE from the coding sequence ATGCACAGACTGCCTGATGCGCACGGCCACTTTGGTGTCTACGGTGGCCGCTACGTCGCTGAGACACTCATGCCGGCGCTGCTGGAGCTCGAGGCGGCCTACCGCCGGCTGCGGCGGGATGCCGATTTCCACCGCGACCTGAAGTCGCAGCTGGCCGATTACGCCGGCCGGCCTACGCCGCTGTACTTGGCCGCGCGGCTGAGCGAGAAGCTGGGCGGCGCCAAGATCTATCTCAAGCGCGAGGACCTCTGTCACACCGGCTCGCACAAGATCAACAACGCCCTCGGCCAGGCGCTGCTGGCGCGACGTATGGGCAAGGCGCGCATCATCGCCGAAACCGGCGCCGGCCAACACGGGGTGGCTACCGCCACGGTGTGCGCGCTGCTGGGGCTGCGCTGCGAGGTGTTCATGGGCAGCGAAGACGTGCAGCGCCAGTCGCTGAACGTCTTTCGCATGAAGCTGTTGGGCGCCGCCGTGCACCCGGTGGCAAGCGGCAGTTGCACGCTCAAGGATGCCATCAACGAGGCGCTGCGCGACTGGGTCACCAATGTCGACACAACCTACTACTTGGTCGGCTCAACCATGTCGGCGCATCCCTACCCCATGATCGTCCGCGACTTCCAGTCGGTCATTGGCCTCGAAGCCCGCCGCCAAATCCGCCAGCGCGAAGGCCGGCTGCCGGATTACCTGATCGCCTGTGTCGGCGGCGGCAGCAATGCCATGGGTCTGTTTCATCCCTTTCTGGACGACGCCGAGGTCAAGATGGTGGGAGTTGAAGCCGGTGGCGAGGGGCTCGACAGCGGCCGCCACGCGGCCTCGATCAGCGCGGGACAGGTCGGGGTCTTACACGGCAAGAAGACCTATGTGCTGGTGGACGAACTCGGGCAAGTCCGCCCCGCGCACTCGATCTCAGCGGGCTTGGATTACCCCGGTGTCGGCCCTGAGCACGCCTACCTGAAAGACACCGGCCGGGCGGCCTATGTCGCGGTCAACGACCAGCAGGCGGTCGACGCCTTGCGCTTACTGGCGGAAAGCGAGGGCATCATTCCGGCGCTCGAAAGCGCGCATGCGATTGCCTACGCCGCCCAGTTGGCGCCGAGCTTGAGCCGCGAGCAGATCATTATCGTCAACCTCTCCGGCCGTGGCGACAAGGACATGAACACGGTCGCGTCCTATCTCGGTGTGACGCTGGGAGAGTGA
- a CDS encoding phosphoribosylanthranilate isomerase, with product MVKVKICGITNVADALHAAAAGAAAIGLNFYPPSPRCLDPEAARAIVAALPPQVCAVGVFVNEARARVAEIARAVGLRALQFHGDESPADCRGWPLKVIKALRVRDAAALAAAAAYDVDFVLLDAYVEGQAGGTGRRFAWELSAGCDRSRLILAGGLTPENVAAAVRLVRPLAVDVASGVETRPGVKDPELVRRFIANAQTA from the coding sequence ATGGTCAAAGTGAAGATCTGCGGGATCACCAATGTCGCGGACGCGCTGCACGCGGCGGCGGCGGGCGCGGCGGCGATCGGGCTGAACTTCTACCCGCCGAGCCCTCGCTGCCTCGACCCCGAGGCGGCGCGGGCGATCGTAGCGGCGCTGCCGCCGCAGGTCTGTGCCGTGGGTGTGTTCGTGAACGAAGCCCGGGCGCGGGTGGCCGAGATCGCGCGGGCGGTGGGCCTGCGAGCGTTGCAGTTCCACGGCGACGAATCGCCGGCTGATTGCCGCGGTTGGCCGCTCAAGGTCATCAAAGCCCTGCGCGTGCGCGACGCCGCCGCACTTGCGGCCGCGGCCGCCTATGACGTTGATTTCGTCCTGCTAGATGCCTATGTGGAGGGCCAGGCCGGCGGTACCGGCCGGCGCTTTGCCTGGGAGCTGAGCGCTGGCTGCGATCGCTCGCGGCTGATTCTGGCCGGCGGGCTAACGCCGGAGAACGTGGCGGCAGCGGTGCGGCTGGTGCGGCCGCTGGCGGTGGATGTGGCTAGCGGGGTGGAAACGCGCCCGGGAGTGAAGGACCCGGAACTGGTACGAAGGTTCATTGCGAATGCACAGACTGCCTGA
- the trpC gene encoding indole-3-glycerol phosphate synthase TrpC: MILDDILAHKRIEVSARRRATPPEALRDQPLFHAARRDFAGALQPPGAIIAEVKRASPSKGLIRADFDPVAIARCYAAHAAAAISVLTDERFFQGRLDYLAAIRAAVTLPLLQKDFVIEPFQLLEARACGADAVLLIVAALDRSLLADLHAQALALGLEALVEVHDEAELESALRVKPRLIGINNRDLHSFRTSLTTSERLLPLIPAGTIVVAESGIETRADVERLLRAGAQAFLIGEACMRAPDPGAKLDELRGRKREPAPRR; the protein is encoded by the coding sequence ATGATTCTCGACGACATCCTGGCACATAAACGCATTGAGGTGAGCGCCCGCCGGCGCGCTACACCGCCAGAGGCGCTACGTGACCAGCCGTTGTTCCACGCCGCCCGGCGCGACTTTGCCGGCGCGCTGCAGCCCCCGGGCGCCATCATCGCTGAAGTCAAGAGGGCGTCGCCCTCGAAAGGCCTAATCCGCGCCGATTTCGATCCGGTCGCAATCGCGCGCTGTTACGCCGCCCATGCGGCGGCGGCCATCTCGGTGCTGACCGACGAGCGCTTCTTCCAAGGCCGCCTCGACTATCTCGCCGCAATCCGCGCCGCAGTCACCCTGCCGCTGTTGCAAAAGGACTTCGTGATCGAGCCGTTTCAACTGCTCGAGGCGCGCGCCTGCGGGGCCGATGCCGTTCTGCTCATCGTCGCCGCGCTCGACCGCAGCCTGCTCGCCGACCTCCACGCCCAGGCGCTGGCACTGGGGCTCGAGGCCTTGGTTGAAGTGCACGATGAAGCTGAGCTCGAAAGTGCACTGCGAGTGAAGCCGCGGCTCATCGGCATCAACAACCGCGACCTGCACAGCTTTCGTACCTCGTTGACGACCAGCGAGCGGCTGTTGCCGCTGATTCCTGCCGGCACCATCGTGGTGGCCGAGAGCGGCATCGAGACGCGGGCCGACGTTGAGCGATTGCTGCGGGCAGGGGCGCAGGCGTTTCTCATCGGCGAAGCTTGCATGCGCGCCCCCGACCCGGGCGCCAAGCTCGACGAGCTGCGCGGCCGCAAGCGCGAGCCGGCGCCGAGACGCTGA
- the trpD gene encoding anthranilate phosphoribosyltransferase — translation MELRDAIARVVERRHLEAAEMEAVMRAIIQGQATPAQIGGLLVALRMKGETVDEITGAVRALRSEARRIQPRAAVVVDTCGTGGDRSGTFNISTATAFVVAGAGLTVAKHGNRAMSGSVGGADVLEACGVNLDLAPERVAACIDEVGIGFLFAQVFHPAMKYAAGPRRELGVRTLFNLLGPLSNPAGARHQVVGVFAPEWVEPLAYALGELGSAHALVVHSDDGLDEISLAAGTTVAEWHGGQVRSFRLTPEECGLARCYLTDLRGAATAAAAGEILRQVLDGTPGPRLEVVLLNAAAAIYAGDRAPSVRAGLALAREAVASGRARAKLEALVRFTQA, via the coding sequence ATGGAACTGCGGGACGCAATCGCCCGAGTGGTCGAGCGCCGCCACCTCGAGGCGGCGGAGATGGAAGCGGTGATGCGCGCGATCATACAGGGGCAGGCGACGCCGGCGCAGATCGGCGGGCTGCTGGTGGCGCTGCGCATGAAGGGCGAGACGGTCGACGAGATTACCGGCGCGGTGCGTGCCCTGCGCTCCGAGGCCAGACGCATCCAGCCGCGCGCGGCGGTGGTGGTCGATACCTGCGGCACCGGCGGCGATCGTAGCGGCACCTTCAACATCTCGACCGCAACCGCGTTCGTGGTGGCGGGGGCCGGCTTGACCGTGGCCAAACACGGCAACCGGGCGATGTCAGGCAGCGTCGGCGGCGCTGACGTGCTCGAAGCTTGCGGGGTCAATCTCGATCTCGCGCCGGAGCGGGTGGCCGCCTGCATCGATGAGGTCGGCATCGGCTTTCTGTTCGCACAGGTGTTTCACCCGGCGATGAAGTATGCCGCCGGCCCGCGCCGCGAACTCGGCGTGCGCACGTTGTTCAACCTGCTCGGCCCGTTGTCGAACCCGGCCGGGGCACGTCATCAAGTGGTGGGCGTGTTCGCGCCCGAGTGGGTCGAACCGCTGGCATACGCTCTCGGTGAGCTCGGCAGCGCGCACGCGCTGGTGGTGCACAGCGATGATGGTCTCGATGAAATCTCGCTGGCAGCGGGCACGACCGTGGCCGAGTGGCATGGGGGCCAGGTGCGCTCGTTCCGGCTGACTCCCGAGGAATGCGGGCTGGCGCGCTGTTATCTGACCGACCTGCGCGGCGCCGCGACCGCGGCAGCGGCCGGGGAGATCCTGCGACAGGTGCTCGACGGCACCCCCGGGCCGCGGCTCGAGGTGGTGCTGCTCAACGCCGCCGCCGCCATCTACGCCGGCGATCGCGCCCCGAGCGTGCGCGCGGGGCTGGCGCTGGCGCGTGAGGCAGTGGCTAGCGGCCGCGCGCGGGCCAAGCTCGAGGCGCTGGTGCGGTTTACGCAAGCATGA
- a CDS encoding aminodeoxychorismate/anthranilate synthase component II, whose translation MLLMIDNFDSFTYNLVQYLGELGEEVRVFRNNALALPQIAELAPEMIVISPGPCTPKEAGISVEVIQRYAGTIPLLGVCLGHQSIGAAFGGNIVRAARIMHGKTSPILHDDRTIFRGLPNPFQATRYHSLLIERETLPECLEVSAWTAEGEIMGVRHRQLLVEGIQFHPESILTIEGKVLLKNFLLLARRQ comes from the coding sequence ATGCTGCTGATGATCGATAACTTCGATTCCTTCACCTACAACCTCGTGCAGTACCTCGGCGAGTTGGGGGAGGAGGTGCGCGTGTTTCGCAACAACGCCCTGGCGCTGCCGCAGATCGCCGAACTGGCGCCGGAGATGATCGTGATCTCGCCCGGGCCATGCACGCCGAAGGAGGCGGGCATCTCGGTCGAGGTGATTCAACGCTACGCCGGCACCATCCCGCTGCTCGGGGTCTGCCTGGGGCACCAGTCGATCGGCGCTGCTTTCGGCGGCAACATCGTGCGAGCTGCACGCATCATGCACGGCAAGACCTCGCCGATCCTGCACGACGACCGCACCATATTTCGGGGGCTGCCGAATCCGTTCCAGGCCACCCGCTATCACTCGTTGCTGATCGAGCGGGAGACGCTGCCGGAGTGTCTGGAAGTCAGCGCCTGGACCGCCGAAGGCGAGATCATGGGCGTGCGCCATCGCCAGTTGCTGGTTGAAGGCATCCAATTCCATCCGGAGTCGATCCTAACCATCGAAGGCAAGGTGCTGCTGAAGAATTTCCTGCTGCTGGCGCGACGGCAATAG
- the trpE gene encoding anthranilate synthase component I: protein MYTPEFDEFRVLAQRGNLVPVYREILADLETPVTAFLKIDEGGDAFLLESVVGGEKWARYSFLGAAPELVMHSKGHIVTVERAGRPPDSQPAGDPLAAVRDLLHRYQPVPVPGLPRFSGGLVGYLGYDLVRFFERLPEQARADLGMPDLYLLLADTLLIFDNMAQKIKVVAHAHLDGGADLRAAYDAACAKVERVIERLRQPVAVPAAPAPRAAAPLDSNFTQEQYEAIVRRAKEYIVAGDIIQVVLAQRFESPLRAQPFNIYRCLRTVNPSPYMFFLRTGGHTVLGASPEVMVRLEGREVTVRPIAGTRPRGTQEKQDAEFERELVSDPKEIAEHIMLVDLGRNDVGRIARIGTVAVTDRLAVERYSHVMHLVSNVRGELAGGLDCFDAFRATFPAGTLTGAPKIRAMEIIEELEPVRRGVYGGAVGYFDFSGNMDTCIAIRTLVVTGNTVYIQAGAGIVYDSVPEREHAECVNKSRALVQALRLAEAM from the coding sequence ATGTACACGCCTGAGTTCGACGAGTTCCGCGTGCTGGCACAGCGCGGGAACCTGGTCCCGGTCTATCGCGAGATTCTCGCTGACCTGGAGACGCCGGTTACGGCCTTCCTCAAAATCGACGAGGGCGGCGACGCCTTCTTGCTTGAAAGCGTCGTCGGCGGCGAGAAGTGGGCGCGCTACAGCTTTCTCGGCGCGGCGCCCGAACTGGTGATGCACAGCAAGGGCCACATTGTCACAGTTGAGCGCGCCGGCCGGCCGCCCGACTCGCAACCGGCCGGCGATCCGCTGGCAGCGGTTCGTGACCTTCTGCACCGCTACCAGCCGGTGCCGGTGCCCGGGCTGCCGCGGTTTTCCGGTGGCTTGGTCGGCTACCTCGGCTACGACCTGGTGCGCTTCTTCGAGCGCTTGCCGGAGCAAGCGCGCGCCGACCTCGGCATGCCGGACTTGTACTTGTTGCTGGCCGACACGCTGCTGATCTTCGACAACATGGCGCAGAAGATCAAAGTCGTCGCGCACGCGCATCTCGACGGCGGCGCCGACTTGCGGGCGGCCTACGATGCCGCCTGCGCCAAGGTGGAGCGCGTGATCGAGCGGCTGCGCCAGCCGGTGGCGGTACCGGCGGCGCCGGCGCCGCGGGCGGCGGCGCCGCTGGACTCCAACTTCACCCAAGAGCAGTACGAGGCGATCGTGCGGCGCGCCAAGGAGTACATCGTCGCTGGCGACATCATTCAGGTGGTGCTGGCGCAGCGTTTCGAATCGCCCCTGCGGGCCCAGCCGTTCAACATCTACCGCTGCCTGCGCACGGTGAATCCCTCGCCCTACATGTTCTTCCTGCGCACCGGCGGCCACACCGTGCTCGGCGCCTCACCGGAAGTGATGGTGCGGCTGGAAGGGCGCGAGGTGACGGTGCGGCCGATCGCCGGCACGCGGCCGCGCGGTACCCAAGAGAAGCAAGACGCCGAGTTCGAGCGCGAACTGGTGAGCGACCCGAAGGAGATCGCCGAGCACATCATGCTGGTCGATCTCGGGCGCAACGATGTCGGCCGCATAGCTCGTATCGGCACGGTGGCGGTCACCGACCGCCTGGCGGTCGAACGTTATTCGCACGTGATGCACCTGGTTTCCAACGTTCGCGGCGAGCTCGCCGGCGGGCTCGACTGCTTCGACGCCTTTCGCGCCACCTTTCCGGCCGGCACGCTCACCGGCGCGCCCAAGATCCGGGCGATGGAGATCATCGAAGAGCTGGAGCCGGTGCGCCGCGGCGTCTACGGCGGCGCGGTCGGCTACTTCGATTTCTCGGGCAACATGGACACCTGCATCGCCATCCGCACGCTGGTGGTGACCGGCAATACGGTGTACATCCAGGCCGGTGCCGGCATCGTCTATGATTCCGTACCCGAGCGCGAGCACGCCGAGTGCGTCAATAAGTCGCGCGCCCTGGTGCAAGCCCTGCGCCTGGCGGAAGCGATGTGA
- a CDS encoding SPOR domain-containing protein, which produces MPKKSKSSSAGLSIGAVLVLTLGFLVASLLIFVFGIWVGKDLVERRLAQEERVVRKPAERMLPERQAGEIEATAPAPPKAAVPAAAATAVTSAPAVVAVPTTVALRAAAIATPTLERATATVTAKAAAVATAAVTRPTPSPTPARAGRAEEWADAGWTVQVYATTDPNQATALARRLLAKGYDAYTLQAPMRGQTWYRVRVGRFTSHDKAKEMEQRLKKLENLEAAYVTAQ; this is translated from the coding sequence ATGCCGAAGAAGAGCAAAAGCAGTTCCGCAGGTTTGAGCATCGGTGCCGTGCTGGTGCTGACCTTGGGCTTCCTGGTGGCGTCGCTGTTGATCTTCGTGTTCGGAATTTGGGTCGGCAAGGACCTGGTCGAGCGCCGCCTAGCGCAAGAAGAACGCGTGGTCCGCAAGCCGGCCGAGCGGATGCTGCCCGAGAGGCAGGCGGGAGAGATCGAGGCGACGGCTCCGGCGCCGCCCAAGGCCGCTGTGCCCGCTGCCGCCGCGACCGCCGTGACCTCAGCCCCGGCGGTGGTCGCCGTACCGACCACGGTGGCGTTGCGGGCGGCTGCGATCGCGACGCCGACACTGGAGCGGGCCACCGCCACCGTAACCGCAAAGGCAGCAGCAGTGGCCACCGCCGCGGTAACGCGGCCCACGCCCTCGCCCACGCCGGCACGCGCCGGACGGGCTGAGGAATGGGCCGACGCTGGCTGGACCGTGCAGGTGTACGCCACCACCGACCCGAATCAAGCCACCGCGCTGGCGCGCCGCCTGCTGGCGAAGGGCTACGATGCCTACACCCTGCAAGCGCCCATGCGCGGGCAGACCTGGTACCGCGTGCGCGTCGGCCGCTTCACCAGCCACGACAAGGCCAAGGAAATGGAGCAGCGGCTCAAGAAGCTGGAGAACCTAGAAGCCGCCTACGTTACCGCGCAATGA
- a CDS encoding arginine--tRNA ligase — protein MKTRLEGLLQHALSQAMKGGALQSTSLPPLLLEVPKTPAFGDLASTVALALARAERRPPRQIAETIKAHLVDPEGILAAVEIEGPGYLNFRFSPAFWAQTLAAIGEAQGPLRFADLGAGKRVQVEFVSANPTGPLTIGHGRNAVLGDAIARLLEATGHQVTREYYFNNAGRQMTLLGESVKARYCELLGDPLALPEEGYRGQYIVEIARTLVAQHGEQLRQTPASGPFKEAAERAIFADIERTLERLGIRFDVYFNEDSLYAGGQIEAVLAELRARDLACERDGAVWLRGEALGLDKDRVLVKSSGEPAYRLPDIAYHVQKLGRGFDLIVDVLGADHIAENEEVRVALRALGQAAEKIKPVIYQFVTLTRGGEQVKMSTRRAEYVTVDELLDEVGSDVVRIFFLTRKADSHLEFDLDLAKKQSADNPVFYIQYAHARICSLFRQAQAAGGARPPAAAAHLETLAEAEAVAVVKLLARYTDMVEDAARALEPHRVVFFLIDLASEFHRFYNHHRVLTDDPQRSAARLYLAHAVQRVLQSGLGLLGVRAPETM, from the coding sequence ATGAAGACCCGACTTGAAGGGCTGCTTCAGCACGCACTTTCGCAAGCCATGAAGGGGGGAGCGCTGCAGTCCACGAGCCTCCCCCCTTTGCTTTTGGAAGTACCGAAGACCCCAGCCTTCGGTGACTTGGCCTCGACTGTTGCCCTGGCGCTCGCCCGCGCCGAACGCCGCCCACCGCGACAGATCGCCGAGACCATCAAGGCCCACCTCGTCGACCCCGAGGGTATCTTGGCGGCCGTCGAGATCGAGGGACCCGGCTACCTCAACTTCCGCTTCTCGCCGGCGTTTTGGGCACAAACCCTGGCCGCCATCGGCGAAGCCCAGGGGCCCCTGCGCTTTGCCGACCTCGGGGCGGGCAAGCGCGTGCAAGTCGAGTTCGTCAGCGCCAACCCCACCGGGCCGCTCACCATCGGCCACGGCCGCAACGCGGTGCTGGGCGACGCTATCGCCCGTCTACTGGAAGCCACCGGCCACCAGGTCACCCGCGAGTATTACTTCAACAACGCCGGCCGGCAGATGACCCTGCTGGGCGAGTCGGTGAAAGCGCGCTACTGCGAGCTGCTCGGTGACCCGCTCGCGCTGCCGGAGGAAGGCTATCGCGGCCAGTATATCGTCGAGATCGCCCGCACGCTGGTGGCGCAGCACGGCGAGCAATTGCGCCAGACGCCGGCGAGCGGCCCGTTCAAGGAGGCCGCCGAGCGCGCCATCTTCGCCGATATCGAACGTACGCTCGAGCGGCTGGGTATACGCTTCGACGTGTATTTCAACGAGGATTCGCTTTACGCCGGAGGCCAGATCGAGGCCGTGCTGGCCGAGCTGCGGGCGCGCGATCTGGCTTGCGAGCGCGACGGCGCGGTCTGGCTGAGGGGCGAGGCGCTCGGCCTCGACAAGGACCGGGTGCTGGTGAAGTCGAGCGGCGAGCCCGCCTACCGCTTGCCCGACATTGCCTACCACGTGCAGAAGCTGGGGCGCGGCTTCGACTTGATCGTCGACGTGCTCGGTGCCGACCACATTGCCGAGAACGAAGAAGTCCGCGTCGCCCTGCGCGCCCTGGGGCAGGCGGCCGAGAAGATCAAGCCGGTCATCTATCAGTTCGTCACCCTCACTCGCGGTGGCGAACAGGTGAAGATGTCGACCCGGCGCGCCGAGTACGTCACCGTCGATGAACTGCTCGACGAGGTCGGCAGCGACGTGGTGCGCATCTTCTTCCTCACCCGCAAGGCCGACAGCCACCTCGAGTTCGACCTCGATCTGGCCAAGAAACAGTCGGCGGACAATCCGGTCTTTTACATCCAGTATGCGCACGCGCGCATCTGCAGCCTCTTTCGCCAAGCGCAGGCGGCCGGCGGGGCACGCCCGCCGGCCGCCGCCGCCCACCTCGAAACCCTGGCCGAAGCGGAAGCCGTGGCGGTGGTCAAACTGCTGGCGCGCTACACCGATATGGTAGAAGATGCGGCGCGAGCGTTGGAGCCGCACCGCGTGGTCTTTTTTCTGATCGACTTGGCGAGCGAGTTTCATCGCTTCTACAACCATCACCGGGTGCTCACCGATGATCCCCAGCGCAGCGCCGCTCGCCTCTATCTGGCGCACGCCGTGCAAAGGGTGCTGCAGAGCGGGCTGGGGCTCTTGGGGGTGCGCGCGCCGGAGACGATGTAG